One window of the Podospora pseudopauciseta strain CBS 411.78 chromosome 4, whole genome shotgun sequence genome contains the following:
- a CDS encoding hypothetical protein (EggNog:ENOG503PNIF), with product MARTGRTSARTGLAPFLLASSAIVWISAVIVMGILAYLVSEGTRGDFVIYSLVISVLTTIFYLAAFFLAGRPGFVLLFNLIFSYLWLVVVVFTASSYTYSNSSLLHAVEAFSFIAFFFLFFNVLYDWHNGFYRGGARTTAVV from the exons ATGGCACGAACAGGCCGCACCTCCGCCCGCACGGGGCTGGCCCCCTTCCTTTTGGCCTCCTCTGCCATCGTCTGGATCTCGGCCGTCATTGTCATGGGCATTCTTGCCTACCTCGTCTCTGAGGGCACCCGCGGCGACTTTGTCATCTACTCTCTGGTTATT TCtgtcctcaccaccatcttctaCCTCGCCGCCTTTTTCCTCGCTGGTCGCCCTGGTTTCGTCTTGCTGTTCAACCTCATCTTTTCCTATCTATGGCTCGTGGTCGTGGTGTTCACAGCCAGCAGCTACACCTACAGCAACAGCTCCCTTCTCCATGCGGTCGAGGCCTTTAGCTtcatcgccttcttcttcctgttcTTCAACGTCCTTTACGACTGGCACAACGGCTTCTACCGCGGTGGTGCTCGCACCACTGCCGTTGTCTAA
- a CDS encoding hypothetical protein (COG:S; EggNog:ENOG503PEV2), producing MFSFAIHVCSVLLAPFGLVCGLLKILEDPEAAGPPSGYSIVPIELDVPIDLNTPGSATVHLSGTIQDVVARHCGWCLGNLQPMPMARYRHVWWDHLLQGWAGGALVVELVYLETTLILNETATLPYTRQSTEELLLQRTLSIHASLTQSVRPPASPPRHLGKPAPHSRAPMLPRIF from the exons ATGTTCTCCTTCGCCATTCACGTCTGCAGCGTCTTGCTCGCACCTTTCGGG TTGGTCTGTGGTCTCCTCAAGATCCTGGAGGACCCTGAAGCTGCCGGTCCACCCAGCGGCTACAGCATCGTTCCCATCGAGTTGGACGTGCCCATCgacctcaacacccccgGCAGTGCCACTGTTCACCTGAGCGGTACCATCCAGGACGTCGTGGCCCGG CATTGCGGCTGGTGCCTTGGAAATCTACAACCAATGCCGATGGCCAGGTATCGACATGTGTGGTGGGACCATCTTTTACAAGGATGGGCGGGCGGTGCTTTAGTTGTGGAATTGGTCTACCTAGAGACGACATTAATACTGAATGAGACggctaccttaccttacaCACGACAGAGTACAGAGGAGCTCCTTTTGCAACGTACCTTATCAATCCATGCATCTCTCACCCAATCGGTCCGCCCTCCCGCATCTCCACCTCGGCACTTGGGCAAGCCAGCCCCTCACTCCCGTGCCCCCATGCTCCCCCGGATTTTCTAG
- a CDS encoding hypothetical protein (COG:C; COG:H; EggNog:ENOG503NXHH): MGDRISPDQVGEEGNMLTTDLLIIGAGPAGASLACFLASHGKKGLLLASAPGTSPTPRAHITNLAGLETLRDIGLEEQCLSLATPSTNMKHTRWCRSLAGEEYARVYSWGHDPIYKGAYEAASPCKHVDLPQTLLEPVLVRKATEGGWGVRFSTRLLKVKQLDEGVEVEVRDEILKRGYKIRCRYLFGCDGARSQVVREVGLPLIKKPGQGLALNVLVRADLTHLMEPHRVGNLHWVFKPEEGIDGREAPAWGWAAIVRMVKPWTEWMFIFLAKPGMDLKGEEMEATEEEYLARVKEVIGDESVEAELVHASKWWINEVVAERYQEGDVFCLGDAVHRHPPFNGLGSNTCLQDAFNLAWKVSYVLDGRASPGLLDSYSLERQPVGVDIITRANDGLRDHIPWQQTLGMLSPDPAERAKILAEFESATPEGRKRRREFRKGIERTTTEFHGLGIEMNQNYSHSPAVYLDDETGPGPAVPEDKVRTHVVTTYPGRRLPHVWVNTRIPAKNMKSTIDLAGHGKFCLLTGFGGGRWKEAAKSVGEKLGLQINSYSIGWHQDYEDVYFDWAKKREVEEDGCVLVRPDRFVAWRAKEMVEDAEGKLEEVLRRILGRPREA; encoded by the exons ATGGGCGACCGCATCAGCCCCGATCAagtcggggaggagggcaacatgctcaccaccgacctcctcatcatcggcgcCGGGCCCGCAGGCGCCTCCCTAGCATGCTTCCTCGCCTCGCACGGGAAAAAGGGCCTCCTGCTTGCGTCAGCACCGGGAACCTCGCCCACCCCTCGCGCgcacatcaccaaccttgCTGGTCTCGAAACACTTCGAGACATTGGCCTCGAGGAACAGTGTCTCTCCCTTGCGACCCCCTCGACAAACATGAAGCACACCCGTTGGTGTCGGTctttggcgggggaggagtacGCGAGGGTGTACTCCTGGGGCCACGACCCGATCTACAAGGGCGCGTACGAGGCTGCTTCGCCGTGCAAACACGTTGATCTGCCGCAGACGCTGCTCGAGCCGGTGCTTGTGCGGAAAGCAAccgagggggggtggggggtgaggttCAGCACGCGGTTGCTAAAGGTGAAGCAGTTAGacgagggggtggaggtggaggtgcgGGATGAGATATTGAAGCGGGGTTATAAGATCAGGTGTAGGTATTTGTTTGGCTGTGATGGGGCGAGGAGTCAggttgtgagggaggtgggattGCCGTTGATCAAGAAGCCCGGGCAGGGGCTGGCACTGAATGTGCTGGTGAGGGCGGATTTGACGCATTTGATGGAGCCGCATAGGGTGGGGAACTTGCATTGGGTGTTTAAACCGGAGGAGGGGATCGATGGCAGAGAGGCGCCGGCGTGGGGGTGGGCGGCGATTGTGAGAATGGTGAAGCCTTGGACCGAGTGGATGTTTATCTTTTTGGCGAAGCCGGGGATGGAtttgaagggggaggagatggaggccaccgaggaggagtatttggcgagggtgaaggaggtgatcGGGGATGAGAGCGTTGAGGCGGAGTTGGTGCACGCGAGCAAGTGGTGGATCAatgaggtggtggcggagaGGTATCAGGAGGGAGATGT GTTCTGCCTGGGTGATGCagtccaccgccaccccccgTTCAACGGTCTAGGCTCCAACACCTGTCTCCAAGACGCCTTCAACCTCGCCTGGAAGGTCTCCTACGTGCTCGACGGCAGGGCCAGTCCCGGCCTGCTGGACTCCTACTCGCTTGAGAGACAGCCTGTGGGAGTAGACATCATCACCCGAGCCAACGACGGACTGAGAGACCACATCCCCTGGCAGCAAACCCTCGGGATGCTCTCCCCCGACCCAGCTGAGCGCGCCAAGATCCTCGCCGAATTCGAATCCGCGACACCAGAAGGAAGGAAGCGAAGACGGGAATTCCGAAAGGGAATTGAGAGAACAACGACCGAGTTTCACGGACTGGGCATAGAGATGAACCAGAACTATTCTCACTCACCAGCAGTCTACCTTGACGATGAGACAGGACCGGGGCCTGCGGTGCCAGAAGATAAAGTCAGAACACATGTTGTAACGACATACCCGGGGAGGAGACTGCCCCATGTGTGGGTTAACACTCGGATACCAGCGAAGAATATGAAGAGCACGATTGATCTGGCTGGGCATGGGAAGTTTTGCTTGCTGactgggtttgggggaggcaGATGGAAGGAGGCGGCAAAGTCAGTGGGTGAGAAGTTGGGACTGCAGATCAACAGCTACAGTATCGGCTGGCATCAGGACTATGAAGATGTCTACTTTGACTGGgcaaagaagagggaggtggaggaggatgggtgTGTGCTGGTGAGACCTGATCGGTTTGTTGCTTGGCGGGCaaaggagatggtggaggatgccgaggggaagttggaggaggttttgagAAGGATACTGGGGAGACCTAGGGAGGCGTGA
- a CDS encoding hypothetical protein (EggNog:ENOG503PF52), with protein sequence MDSQATNIFRKFGTKKKRDSMPLPTKRIILPKRTETRETAHTVAKADPGPLLPASTSLDLDRALLPLHDPPSSQPQPQPQPPTAEITLSEPWVSSHHHHHRRAHSTSTRNGTPTPSPWEEAEMNRLKASHEEQIRDLKMKLGMELEDTRRDMARRTHQLVELTRLHDRDKEAVERVKELEKEGEKVREELNNLKNNAKQNFQIAEEWKKAHDDLTREKERLAEELKEGRGQLESSEKQVAKLEGERGKLTRLLQDAEVDFQRMVEEREVKFAKEREVHRSETDSQLRKLLDKMEDGKRRLKAEYEVEKSAMTQQVHGLKAEQKHQARRYEEQIQRLKDESTMRLQELRHHYQIELESQAAKYKTEISHRIEESDAKMAVYMMNRDEQAAREREQYERQIADLKQVLMERPGDFDLRLVSDRSLKEEYRALKRSVDTITFNLGPMTIDRSIDAASFLEREGKGQERLFVKALIWAMILDGFFSVPYGFGALGPGGNGGPLFELYRSWKGIVEGDGSKDENGPLGQNEFGPLYRDRYANSWRSATFQSILYAAAAKDADGNSLATGVSKTVQVNRQRVQDNMLAMLKSVCCGDVSKEIQEELTVAVGRASELAIVFGAHRANVCFSTPKRGDAVELGREFVDCQDSDGSKGVTVTVELPVLPALFIIGDGKNDLTSVLCVEQGEVLPVAGS encoded by the coding sequence ATGGACTCCCAAGCCACAAACATCTTTCGCAAATTcggcaccaagaagaagcgcgACTCGATGCCTCTTCCAACGAAACGGATAATCCTACCCAAACGCACGGAAACTCGCGAAACGGCACATACTGTCGCAAAAGCCGACCCAGGACCACTACTCCCAGCCAGTACATCTCTCGACCTCGACCGTGCCCTCCTACCACTCCACGACCCCCCCagctcccaaccccaaccccaacctcaacccccaacagcagAAATCACCCTTTCCGAGCCTTGGGTctcctcccatcaccaccaccaccgccgggcACACTCAACCTCGACCCGCAACggcacccccaccccctcgccATGGGAAGAAGCAGAGATGAACCGCCTGAAAGCCAGCCATGAAGAACAAATCCGGGACCTGAAGATGAAGCTGGGgatggagctggaggacACGCGCCGCGACATGGCCAGACGAACGCACCAGCTGGTTGAACTCACCCGTCTGCACGACCGTGACAAGGAGGCGGTCGAGCGggtcaaggagctggagaaggagggggagaaggtgagggaggagttgaacAATCTCAAGAACAACGCCAAGCAGAACTTTCAGATTGCCGAGGAGTGGAAGAAGGCGCATGATGACTtgacgagggagaaggagaggctggcggaggagttgaaagaggggagggggcagTTGGAGAGTTCTGAGAAACAGGTTGCcaagctggagggggagagggggaagttGACGAGGCTGCTGCAGGACGCGGAGGTGGATTTTcagaggatggtggaggagagggaggtcaAGTTTGcaaaggagagggaggttcACCGGAGTGAGACGGATTCCCAGTTGCGGAAGTTGCTTGACAAGATGGAagatgggaagaggagacTCAAGGCCGAGTATGAGGTGGAGAAGTCAGCGATGACGCAGCAGGTGCACGGGTTGAAGGCTGAGCAGAAACACCAGGCGAGAAGGTACGAGGAGCAGATACAAAGACTGAAAGACGAAAGCACCATGAGGCTTCAGGAGCTGCGTCACCACTACCAGATCGAGTTGGAGAGTCAGGCGGCAAAATACAAGACCGAGATCAGCCACCGCATCGAAGAGTCCGACGCCAAGATGGCAGTTTACATGATGAACCGTGACGAACAGGCGGCTCGGGAAAGGGAACAGTACGAAAGACAAATTGCTGACCTCAAGCAGGTCCTGATGGAAAGACCGGGCGACTTTGACCTGCGACTTGTGTCTGACAGGAGTCTCAAGGAGGAATACCGGGCACTAAAGCGATCTGTCGACACAATCACGTTCAATCTCGGCCCCATGACAATCGACAGGAGCATCGATGCGGCCAGCTTCCTGGAgcgagagggaaaaggccAGGAGAGGCTTTTTGTAAAGGCTCTCATCTGGGCCATGATCCTGGATGGCTTCTTCTCGGTGCCGTACGGGTTTGGAGCACTGGGGCCTGGGGGCAATGGGGGGCCATTGTTTGAACTGTACCGGAGCTGGAAGGGAATCGTCGAGGGTGATGGGTCAAAGGACGAGAATGGTCCTCTGGGACAGAATGAGTTTGGGCCTTTGTACCGGGATCGATATGCGAATTCGTGGCGCTCGGCGACTTTTCAGTCTATCCTGTATGCTGCTGCAGCAAAGGATGCGGATGGCAACAGTCTGGCCACTGGGGTCAGCAAGACTGTCCAGGTCAATCGCCAACGAGTCCAGGATAACATGCTGGCGATGCTGAAGAGCGTTTGCTGTGGCGATGTCAGCAAAGAGATACAAGAGGAGCTGACGGTGGCCGTGGGGAGGGCGAGTGAGCTGGCCATTGTATTCGGAGCACATCGAGCAAATGTTTGTTTTAGCACCCCCAAACGAGGCGATGCAGTTGAACTCGGACGGGAGTTCGTCGACTGCCAAGACAGCGATGGCAGCAAAGGGGTTACCGTGACGGTTGAGCTGCCGGTGCTACCGGCTCTGTTCATCATCGGCGATGGGAAGAATGATCTGACAAGTGTTTTGTGCGTGGAGCAAGGGGAGGTATTACCGGTAGCCGGCTCATGA
- a CDS encoding hypothetical protein (EggNog:ENOG503NV98; COG:Q) — translation MSPISSALHAALASLHLLPILSLSSLALLILWHYLSYRPLSHIPGPFLAKFTNLYKIYAWSTARQAHVYGALPAKFSSSLIRIAPQELLSSDPDFIRQMNSARTEYARSSWYTPLRLDPWGENLFVCTSNTAHTALRAKLANGYNAKEVPSLESDIEHIISKLVSYIRKRCISEPRGPTRKVDFARISQFFTLDVITRVAYGKEFGYLDRNEDMFDWIRTINDQAAWLGIMSDWPVVGKILTNKHVLAVVGPEKKKSGGGVGGIMKMAEEIVAERFAPGAEKDRKDMLGVFVRHGVTQRECEVEVPFQIVAGSDTTAVAVRGVVLYLAACRRVYLRLQKEIDDGVREGRISSPVKNEEGKRLELLQAVIYETLRMQPPIMALLLKQVPPQGDYINGQFIPGGTRVGQNAWAIMQDKALFGEDADVFRPERWLEVDPVTKRKMVDTVEMIFGYGRWVCLGKPMAFMELNKLLRRFDFEMADPKGRMREKEYGLLIQSGQWMRITERFPENREE, via the exons ATGTCCCCCATATCCTCAGCCCTCCACGCGGCTCTTGCCAGCCTTcaccttctccccatcctctccctctcctccctcgccctcctcatcctctggCACTACCTCTCCTACCGCCCCCTCTCGCACATCCCCGGccccttcctcgccaaaTTCACCAACCTTTACAAAATCTACGCCTGGTCCACAGCCCGTCAAGCCCATGTCTACGGTGCCCTCCCCGCCAagttctcctcctccctcatccgcATCGCCCCCCAAGAACTCCTCTCCTCCGACCCGGACTTCATCCGCCAGATGAACTCGGCCCGCACGGAATATGCCCGCTCAAGCTGGtacacccccctccgcctcgaCCCCTGGGGCGAGAACCTCTTTGTCTGCACCTCCAACACGGCGCACACCGCCCTTCGGGCCAAGCTCGCAAACGGGTACAACGCGAAGGAGGTCCCATCGTTGGAGAGCGACATCGAGCACATCATTAGCAAACTTGTGTCCTATATCAGGAAGCGATGCATTTCCGAGCCACGCGGCCCGACGAGGAAGGTGGACTTTGCGAGAATCTCCCAGTTCTTCACGCTCGATGTTATCACCAGAGTCGCTTATGGGAAGGAGTTTGGGTATCTAGACCGGAACGAGGACATGTTTGACTGGATCAGAACGATCAACGACCAGGCGGCGTGGTTGGGCATCATGAGTGATTGGCCTGTTGTGGGCAAGATCTTGACGAACAAGCACGTCCTCGCGGTTGTTGggccggagaagaagaagtctggcgggggggtgggagggattATGAAGATGGCTGAGGAGATCGTCGCCGAGAGGTTCGCCCCTGGGGCGGAGAAGGATAGGAAGGACATGCTCGGGGTCTTTGTCCGGCATGGGGTTACGCAGCGGGAGTgcgaggtggaggtgccgTTTCAGATTGTGGCGGGGAGCGACACTACGGCTGTGGCGGTGAGGGGGGTCGTGCTCTATTTGGCGGCGTGTAGGAGGGTGTATTTGAGATTGCAGAAAGAAATTGACGacggggtgagggaggggaggatttCGAGTCCGGTGAAGaatgaggaggggaagaggttggagttGTTGCAG GCTGTGATTTATGAGACTCTTCGCATGCAGCCTCCTATTATGGCCCTACTGCTCAAGCAAGTACCGCCTCAGGGGGATTACATCAACGGCCAGTTTATCCCCGGTGGCACGAGGGTCGGGCAGAACGCCTGGGCGATCATGCAAGACAAAGCCCTCTTTGGCGAAGATGCCGATGTGTTTCGACCTGAGAGGTGGCTCGAGGTTGACCCCGTGaccaagaggaagatggtcGACACGGTCGAGATGATTTTTGGGTATGGGAGATGGGTCTGCCTCGGCAAGCCGATGGCTTTTATGGAGTTGAACAAG CTACTCCGCCGCTTTGACTTTGAGATGGCAGACCCCAAAGGcaggatgagggagaaggagtaCGGTCTGTTGATTCAGAGTGGACAGTGGATGAGGATTACCGAGAGATTCCCAGAAAACAGGGAGGAGTGA
- the GH6D gene encoding putative exoglucanase gh6d (EggNog:ENOG503NYTF; COG:G; CAZy:GH6) — MRAVYAILAGLLATGSASPLEARQSGNPFVGRSLFVNPKYSESLERTRQAFLSRGDQTNAAKVQYVQNKVGTFVWISNIFLLRDIDDAIRNARAAQSRGEKPIVGLVLYNLPDRDCSAGHSSGELSLDQNGLNRYRTEYVQPFAQKLKAASDLQFAVILEPDAIGNMVTGTTAFCRNARGPQQDGIAYAIQQLQASNIHLYLDVANGGWLGWADNLKPTAAEVATILQKAGSNARIRGYSSNVSNYNPYSTNNPPPYTAGSPSADESRYATSLGNALRERGLPTNFIIDQGRVALDGARKEWGEWCNVSPAGFGQPFTTNTNNPNVDAILWVKPGGESDGTCGMSGAPQAGAWFDAYAQMLTTNAHPEIRADGGGGGSPAPGPSSTAVAPSPSATPGGNCAARWAQCGGQGWTGPTCCAQGTCQASNQWYSQCL; from the exons ATGCGCGCCGTCTACGCCATTCTCGCTGGCTTGCTTGCCACCGGCAGTGCCTCTCCCCTTGAGGCACGCCAGTCCGGCAACCCCTTTGTTGGCCGCAGCCTGTTCGTCAACCCCAAGTACAGCGAGTCGCTCGAGAGGACTCGCCAGGCCTTCCTGTCCCGCGGAGACCAGACCAACGCGGCCAAGGTGCAGTACGTCCAGAACAAGGTCGGCACCTTTGTCTGGATCTCCaacatcttcctccttcGCGACATCGATGACGCCATCCGCAATGCCCGCGCTGCTCAGTCTAGGGGCGAGAAGCCCATCGTCGGTCTTGTGCTGTACAACCTCCCCGACCGCGACTGCAGCGCCGGTCATTCTTCAGGAGAGCTGAGTCTGGACCAAAACGGTCTGAACCGTTACCGCACCGAGTATGTCCAGCCTTTTGCTCAGAAGCTCAAGGCCGCATCGGATCTTCAGTTTGCTGTTATTCTTGAGCCTGATGCCATCGGCAACATGGTGACCGGTACCACTGCCTTCTGCCGCAACGCCCGCGGGCCTCAGCAGGACGGCATTGCCTATGCCATTCAGCAGCTCCAGGCCAGCAACATCCACCTCTACCTTGACGTCGCCAACGGCGGCTGGCTCGGCTGGGCGGACAACCTCAAGCCTA CCGCCGCCGAAGTTGCCACCATCCTCCAAAAGGCCGGCAGCAACGCCCGCATCCGCGGCTACTCCAGCAACGTCTCCAACTACAACCCCTactccaccaacaacccacccccaTACACGGCCGGCAGCCCCTCGGCCGACGAGTCCCGCTACGCTACCTCCCTCGGCAACGCCCTCCGCGAGCGCGGCCTCCCTACCAACTTCATCATCGACCAAGGCCGCGTCGCCCTCGACGGCGCCCGCAAGGAATGGGGCGAGTGGTGCAACGTCTCCCCCGCCGGCTTCGGTCAACCCTTCAcgaccaacaccaacaaccccaacgtcGACGCCATCCTCTGGGTCAAGCCCGGTGGCGAGTCGGACGGGACGTGTGGCATGTCGGGGGCTCCGCAGGCGGGCGCGTGGTTTGATGCCTATGCGCAGATGTTGACCACGAATGCGCACCCCGAGATTCgtgctgatggtggtggtggtggtagccCTGCTCCCGGGCCTAGCTCGACGGCCGTGGCGCCTTCGCCAAGTGCTACTCCGGGTGGAAACTGTGCTGCTAGGTGGGCTCAATGTGGCGGGCAGGGATGGACGGGGCCGACGTGCTGTGCCCAGGGGACGTGCCAGGCTAGTAACCAGTGGTATTCGCAATGCTTGTAG
- a CDS encoding hypothetical protein (COG:S; EggNog:ENOG503P2KE), translating into MASSRYSLDSRTTFAGSPISPSTTHAIPKLHGEGLGLLHNWEKSPRSRTIFRSWRDDTTQEGQTPARRSRVLIITLYLLAFFTVLICSCATWGIVAYSTLHTSSQCNSHVTSGKEDTLHLASDISGLVPEFSLRPQTFHPDPEAPNNSTTPPPAWTSSFPLGNGFITTPPNFTPSGNSHLPPPMEFHNQQVYSVAVFHQLHCLQMIMTRYNSLVAGDVKYKRMQGHDDDQSHINHCFGYLRQSLMCCGDTALEGQNPETEGQKVETDGMGVVHMCKDFQVVVEWVEGRRVSDERGV; encoded by the exons ATGGCATCATCACGATACAGCCTCGACAGCAGAACAACCTTCGCTGGGTCCCCGATCAGCCCTTCAACAACACATGCCATTCCCAAGCTGCATGGTGAAGGACTGGGTCTGTTACACAACTGGGAAAAGTCTCCTCGCAGTCGCACCATATTTCGGAGTTGGCGAGATGACACGACTCAAGAAGGCCAAACACCAGCCAGGAGATCACGGGTCCTTATAATCACGTTGTACCttctcgccttcttcaccgtCCTAATCTGCAGCTGCGCGACATGGGGCATCGTCGCCTATTCCACATTACATACATCTTCTCAGTGCAACTCTCACGTCACGAGCGGGAAAGAGGACACCCTCCACCTCGCCTCAGACATCAGCGGCCTTGTGCCAGAAT tctCCCTCCGCCCCCAAACCTTCCACCCTGACCCCGAGGCCCcaaacaacagcaccaccccccctcccgcctggacctcctccttccccctcggCAACggcttcatcaccaccccacccaacttcaccccctccggcaattcccacctccctcccccgatGGAGTTCCATAACCAGCAAGTCTACTCGGTGGCTGTCTTCCACCAGCTTCACTGCCTGCAGATGATCATGACGAGGTACAACTCGCTTGTTGCGGGTGATGTTAAGTATAAAAGAATGCAAgggcatgatgatgaccagAGCCACATCAACCACTGCTTTGGCTACCTGAGACAGAGCCTCATGTGTTGCGGTGATACCGCGCTTGAGGGGCAGAATCCGGAGACGGAGGGGCAAAAGGTCGAGACcgatgggatgggggtggtgcaCATGTGCAAGGACTTTCAGGTGGTTGTGGaatgggtggaggggaggagggttagTGACGAGAGGGGGGTTTAG